The following are encoded in a window of Bradyrhizobium sp. WBOS07 genomic DNA:
- a CDS encoding HPr kinase/phosphorylase — protein MNEGGPSVHASAVKVGPVAVLIRGPSGSGKSRLAFDLIMAGRAGVVDRAVLVGDDRVHLATVGDEIEVRPAPRLKGLIEIRGLGIRGCDFVEHATVGLVVDLDAADAERLPPPEALKTSISGVEIPRIPVGRDHSPLPLVVAALTTTKSSSSVNPSGDCLKGNGNHMNPTIATE, from the coding sequence TTGAACGAGGGCGGCCCGAGCGTTCACGCCTCCGCGGTCAAGGTCGGGCCCGTGGCGGTGCTGATCCGCGGGCCCTCGGGCTCGGGCAAGTCGCGCCTTGCCTTCGATTTGATCATGGCGGGACGCGCGGGCGTGGTCGATAGGGCCGTTCTGGTCGGGGATGACCGTGTCCATCTGGCGACAGTCGGCGATGAAATTGAGGTCCGCCCGGCGCCGCGCCTCAAGGGCCTGATCGAGATCCGGGGCCTCGGAATCCGCGGCTGCGACTTCGTGGAGCATGCGACCGTCGGTCTCGTGGTAGACCTCGACGCCGCGGACGCCGAGCGCCTGCCGCCGCCCGAAGCCCTGAAAACCAGCATTTCTGGTGTCGAAATACCGCGAATTCCGGTGGGCCGCGACCATTCACCCCTCCCCTTGGTTGTCGCCGCCTTGACCACTACCAAGAGTTCATCTTCCGTTAACCCTTCAGGCGATTGTTTGAAGGGAAATGGTAACCATATGAACCCCACTATCGCGACCGAATAG